Genomic DNA from Entomoplasma freundtii:
TCATCAGGAATATAGTTTTCTATCTTGAAGGAAAATATTCCGCCCAACCATCGATAAATAAACACTTTTTAATTTTAAATAGCCTTATCTTAAAAACAAAAATGGAACATTTTAAATATCATCTTTTTTAATTTAGTTTGTTTATATAATAATTTCTACCCTCTCATGAGGCGATGTTATTAGTTGTACAAAACAAACCTAGTAAATAATTAATTAAAAAGAAAGGAACACAAAAATGGAAGAAAAAAATCTAGCTTTAACCAATTTTCGTGCTTTAAAATGAATAAAAATTAGTCTTGGTTTAAGTTTGCCAACGATTGTTGCCACTGGTCTTACAATGAGTTTTACAGTCAACCAAAGGCAACATGCCAAGTTGACGACGGCTTATCCATCCTTAAGTTATAACTTCTTAACAGGTGCCGATTTTGATAATTTATCATTGAAAATTAATAGTATTAAAAACATTTATATTAAAAATATGGTATCAAAGGGTTTGGTCTTTTACTTGCCAAACGATCTCTTCGCAAGTATTACTAGTAAAAAAATAACCCCTGAAGTAGAAAATACTTTAACTAGAAAGCTTACTGACCTTATTTCGGGAAATATGCGAGTCTGAGGTTTGACTAGTCAAACCCAAATTGACCCTAGTGCTCTTGAAGCTATCCCCTGAGGGCAATTAATCAAAATAAATAATTCAGGATTAACTTTCGATAATGTCATCATTAAATATCAAGGAGGTGACGAACAAATAGTTGCCTCAGGTAAATTCCTCCAAGCGAAGACTGTTGATTATGATTTAAAACCGATTGAAAAGTTCAACGTTGAGACGGTAAATTATTTATTCGAAAATGCCGATATTATTAATAAATCGCTCAACCGAAGTGGTTATTTTGGCGGTTTGAATTTTTATGGTCAAAAGGTTGAAAGTGGTCCCGAAAAAGGTAAATGATTAGAAGCGCAATATGTTGATTTAAATGAGTTCAACACCATGGCTTATGACTGAATGATAACATCGTTAAAATCAGCTAACCTAATCAAAGATGATTTAATGGCCAACGCCGTTACCGACTTTCAAATTAGAGGTTGAGACGAAATTTATGTCAATAATCCTAAAGGAGTCACCATCGAAAAAGACCGCCTTCTTTTGAGTCAAGACAATTATTTTGGAGCTCATTCAATTGTTTCCAAAATCCAATTTTCTTGATCAAAATTAAGTCGTGAACCAATTAGTTTTAAATTTACTGGTTCATATTTATCAAATACTGAATGAAATAACTATTAAAATAATTTTAAAAACCAAGACTAACTAGTCTTGGTTTTTATTTGGCTAAATTATGGGAACATGGGGACAAAATGGCATAAAGTGAATCAAAAGACATTGTAATTTTTGAGTTCCAAAAGACTGACACCGACTGTTGTCGCAGAGTTGTTTGGGTCTTTACCAAAATCATCATCATCAGTAGTTTCATTTTCAATTTGTTCGCGATGGGTGGACGAACTAATTTTTCACCAATAAGAATCGGCATTATCAATCCAGGGATAATCTTTTTCTGAACCTTTAATACCTTTTACCAACTTTCCCATCTTGGTTTCATCGATTTTAAAAACATCAGGATAATCAAGCATAAAATCACCAAGAGTTTTCCCTAACCAATTTTCTGCTAGACTGTTCCCACCATAATCATCAAAGTTTAAGGCAAAACTTTCTGGTTTAAGATTTGGATCCTCTTTTAGTAAATTGGCATCAATATAAGTTTTCATTATTAAAGTCACTTGATTGTCTGGAAGGTTTATTTTATCGTGGTCTAAGGATGACAGACTTGAATTCTTACTAACATGTGTTGCTAAAACAATTGATAGGGCTATCATCACTACCGAGTTAACCATCATGATAATTAACAAAATGAGGTATAAATTTTTAGGTCGTGGCTTACTAGAAGAGTTGTCTCTATAAGAATGGCGCATTATGATTGGTTCCCTTCTAGACTATCTATAAGCGGGGGGTGGTCATTACCCACCAAACCATTGGTGTCACTTCAAAGCAATGTAAACCAAAAAATATTCGCATCTTGAAGTTTTATATCAAAAATGTTTATGTCAACTTGAGGATTAGTCGGACCTATTTTCGTATCAGTTATGCTTCTTACCAATCATACATAAGCAGGGGCACTTTCTTGGTCACTATCAATTGATCTATCAAGTATTCTCAAAACAAGCCCGTTTGGGGAGACTTCAAAAATTTCTTTTTTTGTTTTTAAGTAGTCACCAAAGCTTCGCCCTAACCATTCATTACTCAATTGGGTCTCATAGTCCTTTGGGGTTAGTGAGGGGTGCTCTTTAGGCAACGGCTTACGACCCCTAAATTTTTTTTGAACTTCTGCACTATAATAATTGTTGATTTGAAGCCTCAACATTTTTTTGGGGTCAGACTCTAAAGCGCTTGATTTATTAGAATTATTACTTAAAAGTAAACCTCAAATTAAACTAAAAACTGCTGCTAATGTAATTAACATAGCAACTGTTACTAATAAAAACTGTCATGATTTAGAACGCATTTTTCTTTTTCCCTTTCCGAGTTTTTTAATTATACAAAAGGGTCTAAGAAAATTTTGTAATCACTAAAAATAAAAAAAAGAAATCTTTATTGTTAATTTGTTAGAAAAATTTTCTAAATTTATAACGGTTTTAGTTTAGTCGCTTGCTGCTTTTTTGGCTTAGCACCAAGCACCTCTAAGGTTGGAATTTGTTGGTTATGAACAATCATTTTTCCCTCGATTCGAAAGCTTTTGATTGAACCACCCGGTTTAATACTTAACGCTGTTGCTTTTAATTCTTGAATCACGCCTTTGACTAATGACTTGCCTAATCCGCCGTAAGTCTCAAGATTACCCTTAATAATAACGTCACCGATTGGCTTACTAATTTGAAAGCCAATCGCTCCATCGCCATGAGTGGTGATTTTGGCTAAAGATAATTTATCAATCGTCCCATCATAATTATTAATGCCTCGCGATCCTTCACCAAATGTTTCAATTGGACCCTCAAGTGCTAAATTTTTAATATAACCAAAATTGACAAACCCGATGGCGCTCCGACCTTGTGAAGAAATTTTTTGAAAAGCTTTTCAGCTATCTACCACTCCTCAATTGTCAAGCACCATGTCGTTATAGCCATAAGTGGTAATAACTTGATGATTAATTATCTCTTTTACATGAGCGTTGGTAATAACAAAAACAGCTCCCGTAATTAAGTTGGCAATACCCACCGGTATCTTTCCGTCATTATGAATTTCATCAGTAGTTAATAAATCTACTTTCAGTTGGGCATGCTTGGTTCCAGCAACCATTATTCCTGAACCATAAATTGGTTTGTTTTTCTGACCGAGAGCCACCTTCTTGACAACTATAATTGGTATGTTTTTTCGGTCTTTATTTCAAATGGTGAGAGCACCTTGAAGAACACGAACGTTATAACCAAAAGGCCGTTCCTTAAATTGAGTAGCGTCAGCTTCTTTAATGACCACTTGATTAATTGTTAATCTTAATCTGCCGTTAATTTTACGAGAAATTAGTATTATACATCCCCGCAGGACAATAATATTTTTGAGAAGATAAGTACCTTCTACTTGGTGGGAATTATGAAAGCGAATGACTTTTGATTGTGGGCTAAACCCTTCAATTTGTAAATTAGTGATTTCATTATTTTTGGTAAATAATAAACCACTATTTGCTTTTCTAAAGCAAATAGTTTCTTTGCCTGTGGCTCCTGAAATTTTCACTTTTGGAGGAATCAGAATACTTTGGTTAAAAGTTAAATTTTTGGTGATGACAATATTTTTCGATATTTTTAAAGATTTTAATAAATCTTGCTCTGTTGCAATACTCACCTTGTCTATAGCCATAGGGTCCCTTCTTAGGTTGTCCATTTCATTAATCACTATAAATTATAAATTTTGCTATTTAAACAACGGGACTAATTAATAAAAAATATAAAACGGCGCGAAAAAGAAATTAGTCAAACCAAAGGCCCTATAATGAAAGTTAGTGGAGGTAACATAAATATGATTAAGTTATTAAGCATCCTATCACTAATGGTTTTGCCATCAACTTCGTTGACAACGATTGCTGCAACTAAACCGATTATTAAAATTGATCAGGCATTTAGCGATGAAGAATCAAGTCGAAACGAAATTGCCATTATTCAATCATTAAACAATGAAGAAAATAAGGGCGCAAAAAGATATCTGAAAGGAATCTTTGATGATGCCAATTTGGTTCTCAAGATTTCTCAAGAATTAAAGAATATTATCCATGAAGATAGCCAAGGGGCTTTTATTTATGATAACGATACTTTGGAAGTTAAATCCCTAAACTTGGCAAGTGGCAAAATTAGCAGTTTTAAAGGTTTATCTATTTTCCCTAATTTAAAAATGTTATCTATAAAATTCAATGGAGTGGCCGTTAATTTAAGTGATTTAACAACCATTAGTGATCAACTCAAGTATCTTGAAGTCAATGGCAGCCAAATTAATGATATTGACTTTATCAAACAATTTACTTCGTTAGATACATTAAATCTAATTGCTGACGACATTTCGGATATTTCCGCTTTAGCAGAGCTTACAAATTTAGTTCGCTTAAATTTAGATAATAACAATCTCTTAGAGATTTCAGCGCTAATGGCCCTAGAAAATTTAGAGTCATTGGATTTAGCCTTTAATGATATACACGATATATCCGCTCTTTCAAGAATGTCAAAATTAATGAGTTTGGGGTTAACTTCTAATAATTTTTCAGGGCTTTTGCCGCTAGCTAACTTGCTAGAGTTGCGTGGTTTGTATTTGGCAGTTAATAACATTAGTGATTTGACACCACTTGCCAATCTCGTAAATTTAGAGATTTTAAGTTTAGAGGATAATAAAATTAGTGATTTGAAACCATTAGAAAATTTGCAAAACTTAGGAAGTTTATTTCTAAGATATAATTCTATTCCTAATACAGAAGAAGCTTGGGCACCAATTCATGACTTACCAAATTATAGTCCCGATTGGGATAACGAAACTGTTCGCTCAAGTCAACGATAAAATTATTTAGGCAATAAAAAAGACAACTTCACCGTTGTCTTTTTTATTAAGTATTTTATTTGTTCATTGCGGCACGAAGACCAGGAACAGCTACTTTAATTCCAGGACCCATTGTTGTTGAGATTGAAACATTTAGAATGTAATCTCCTTTAACAGTTTGAGGTTTAGCTTTTTGAATAGCTTCAAAAACAGCTTTAAAGTTATTTTCAAGTTGTTCATTACTAAATGACGCTTTTCCTAAAATTGAGTGAATGTTACCTTCTTTATCAGCGCGGTATTCCACTTTTCCTTTTTTAACATCATCAATTGCTTTAGTAACATCCATAGTTACAGTTCCAGTTTTAGGGTTTGGCATTAGACCACGAGGTCCAAGAATTTTCCCGATGGCTCCTAATTTCGCCATCATTTCTGGAGTAGCAATAATTACATCAAAGTCAAATCAGTTTTCTTTGGCAATTTTTTGTACTAATTCTTCTCCACCAACAATGTCAGCTCCAGCAGCAGTTGCTTCTTTTGCTTTAGTGTTAGTTAATACTAAGATTTTTTGGGTTTTCCCAGTTCCTGAAGGCAAGACTAATGCCCCACGAATTTGTTGGTCTGCTTTTTTAGGATCAATGTTTAAGTT
This window encodes:
- the rplA gene encoding 50S ribosomal protein L1 encodes the protein MARISKKLKEARSKVDRTKYYQPTEAFQLAKDLASTKFDSTVEVAFNLNIDPKKADQQIRGALVLPSGTGKTQKILVLTNTKAKEATAAGADIVGGEELVQKIAKENWFDFDVIIATPEMMAKLGAIGKILGPRGLMPNPKTGTVTMDVTKAIDDVKKGKVEYRADKEGNIHSILGKASFSNEQLENNFKAVFEAIQKAKPQTVKGDYILNVSISTTMGPGIKVAVPGLRAAMNK
- a CDS encoding leucine-rich repeat domain-containing protein; this encodes MIKLLSILSLMVLPSTSLTTIAATKPIIKIDQAFSDEESSRNEIAIIQSLNNEENKGAKRYLKGIFDDANLVLKISQELKNIIHEDSQGAFIYDNDTLEVKSLNLASGKISSFKGLSIFPNLKMLSIKFNGVAVNLSDLTTISDQLKYLEVNGSQINDIDFIKQFTSLDTLNLIADDISDISALAELTNLVRLNLDNNNLLEISALMALENLESLDLAFNDIHDISALSRMSKLMSLGLTSNNFSGLLPLANLLELRGLYLAVNNISDLTPLANLVNLEILSLEDNKISDLKPLENLQNLGSLFLRYNSIPNTEEAWAPIHDLPNYSPDWDNETVRSSQR